A window of uncultured Fibrobacter sp. contains these coding sequences:
- a CDS encoding NADP-dependent isocitrate dehydrogenase, producing MNTKIYYTLTDESPFLATQSLLPIVRGFAKAADIDVETKNISLPGRILAAFGKASDDLDFLGKLTLDPSANIIKLPNISASVPQLKAAIAELQKNGFDVPDYPDAPANDEEKAIRAKYDKVKGSAVNPVLRQGNSDRRAPKAVKNYARNNPHSNGVWNESVKTHVSSMSANDFYGNEKSITLAKADTFKIEFVDEAGAVTELRAAKPLLEGEILDATVMRMAALEKFIAEQMADAKAKGVLFSVHLKATMMKVSDPVLFGAFVRVFFKDVFVKYADLFKELGIDANNGLGDLYKRLEGNAREAEVRAAIDAALAAGPDLAMVDSAKGITNLHVPSDIIIDASMPAMIRNSGCMWNKEGKLQEVKACVPDRCYAGIYEAAIEFCKKNGAFDPKTMGTVPNVGLMAQGAEEYGSHDKTFIAKGKGVIRAVNANGEVLLQQEVEAGDIYRMCQAKDAPIRDWVKLAVTRARVSNTPAIFWLDPQRAHDREIQKKVEVYLKDHDLNGLSIKIMSPKDAIVETMTRAKAGLDTISVTGNVMRDYLTDLFPILEVGTSAKMLSIVPLMAGGGLFETGAGGSAPKQVQQFLAENYLRWDSLGEYFALVPAFEQVASTTGNAKAKVLADTLDEANGKILEFNRTPARKIGELDNRGSHFYLALYWSEALAAQKDDAELAAKFAPVAKALAENEQKIVAAFAAEQGKPADIGGYYLPKPELLKKWLRPVAEFNAVIDAL from the coding sequence ATGAATACCAAGATTTACTATACCCTGACTGACGAATCGCCGTTCTTGGCGACTCAATCCTTGCTCCCCATCGTGCGCGGTTTTGCAAAGGCCGCTGACATCGATGTCGAAACCAAGAACATCTCCCTGCCGGGCCGCATTTTGGCCGCTTTCGGCAAGGCATCTGACGACCTGGATTTCTTGGGCAAGCTCACGCTAGACCCGAGCGCAAACATCATCAAGCTCCCGAACATTTCTGCTTCGGTGCCGCAGCTCAAGGCAGCCATTGCCGAGCTACAGAAGAACGGTTTCGATGTGCCCGACTATCCGGACGCACCTGCCAATGACGAAGAAAAGGCCATCCGCGCCAAGTACGACAAGGTGAAGGGCTCCGCCGTGAACCCGGTGCTGCGCCAGGGTAACTCTGACCGTCGCGCTCCCAAGGCTGTGAAGAATTACGCCCGCAACAATCCGCACAGCAACGGTGTGTGGAACGAATCGGTGAAGACTCACGTTTCGAGCATGTCTGCAAACGACTTCTACGGCAACGAAAAGTCCATCACGCTTGCGAAGGCCGACACTTTCAAGATTGAATTTGTGGATGAAGCTGGCGCCGTCACGGAACTGCGCGCTGCAAAGCCGCTCCTCGAAGGCGAAATCCTCGACGCGACCGTGATGCGCATGGCCGCTCTTGAAAAGTTTATCGCTGAACAGATGGCCGACGCCAAGGCGAAGGGTGTGCTATTCTCGGTGCACCTGAAGGCCACCATGATGAAGGTGTCCGACCCGGTGCTGTTCGGTGCATTCGTGCGCGTGTTTTTCAAGGACGTATTCGTGAAGTACGCCGACCTGTTCAAGGAACTCGGCATTGATGCGAACAACGGTCTCGGAGACTTGTACAAGCGCCTGGAAGGTAATGCTCGCGAGGCAGAAGTTCGCGCAGCCATTGACGCCGCGCTCGCCGCTGGCCCGGACCTCGCGATGGTTGATTCCGCGAAGGGTATCACCAACTTGCACGTACCTAGCGACATCATCATCGACGCCTCAATGCCCGCGATGATCCGCAACTCCGGCTGCATGTGGAATAAGGAAGGCAAGCTGCAGGAAGTCAAAGCCTGCGTTCCGGACCGCTGCTACGCCGGCATCTACGAAGCCGCCATTGAATTCTGCAAGAAGAACGGCGCCTTCGACCCGAAAACCATGGGCACTGTTCCGAACGTCGGCCTCATGGCCCAAGGCGCCGAAGAATACGGCAGCCACGACAAGACCTTTATCGCAAAGGGCAAGGGCGTCATCCGCGCCGTGAACGCAAACGGCGAAGTGCTCCTGCAGCAGGAAGTCGAAGCTGGCGACATCTACCGTATGTGCCAGGCGAAAGACGCTCCGATCCGCGACTGGGTCAAGCTCGCCGTCACGCGCGCCCGCGTGAGCAACACGCCTGCCATTTTCTGGCTGGACCCGCAACGCGCCCATGACCGCGAAATCCAGAAGAAGGTGGAAGTTTATCTGAAGGACCACGACCTGAACGGTCTTTCTATCAAGATTATGAGCCCGAAGGACGCCATCGTGGAAACCATGACCCGCGCTAAGGCCGGTCTCGACACCATCAGCGTCACCGGCAACGTGATGCGCGACTATCTCACCGACCTTTTCCCGATTCTCGAAGTCGGAACCTCCGCCAAGATGCTCAGCATCGTTCCGCTCATGGCTGGCGGCGGACTCTTCGAAACAGGTGCAGGTGGCTCCGCTCCCAAGCAGGTGCAACAGTTCCTCGCCGAAAACTATCTCCGCTGGGATTCCCTCGGCGAATACTTCGCGCTCGTGCCCGCATTCGAACAGGTCGCCTCGACAACCGGTAACGCGAAGGCTAAAGTCCTTGCCGACACGCTCGACGAGGCGAACGGCAAGATTCTCGAATTCAACCGCACGCCCGCCCGCAAGATTGGCGAACTCGACAACCGCGGCTCACACTTCTACCTGGCCCTCTACTGGTCAGAGGCTCTTGCCGCCCAGAAGGATGACGCGGAACTTGCCGCCAAGTTCGCCCCGGTCGCAAAGGCCCTCGCCGAAAACGAGCAGAAGATTGTCGCCGCGTTTGCTGCCGAGCAGGGCAAACCCGCCGACATCGGTGGCTATTACCTGCCGAAGCCGGAACTTCTGAAGAAGTGGCTCCGCCCGGTTGCAGAATTCAACGCCGTCATCGACGCGCTGTAA
- a CDS encoding aminotransferase class I/II-fold pyridoxal phosphate-dependent enzyme, which translates to MNYNPLAQALNAELSANGCKVLDMLSEQGKAIFFPRKGILGQGAEAKGSEINATIGTALEDDGSPLVLDCVLKSLNLPKTSFLYAPSFGNPDLRKAWKEQVIIKNPTLKQKSFSNPVVTCALTHAISCAGYMFLDAGDEVIIPDLYWDNYELVFENARGAKIKTFNTFKNGGFDTEALKAALEASKGDKKVVLLNFPNNPTGYTATETEAVEIAKILTECAAKGNKVVALLDDAYFGLVYEEGVTKESLFVKLVDAHENLLAVKLDGPTKEDYVWGFRVGFVSFGFKGATEAQLKALEDKAAGTVRGNISNAPSISQKILLAAYQSEEYAKQKAEKYATLKKRYDIIKEVLAVHPEYKDAFDPMPCNSGYFMCIKPKGVDAEQLREKLIKDYSTGTIMLSGLIRLAFSAVPTEKLPKLFDNIYNCILKMK; encoded by the coding sequence ATGAACTACAATCCTTTAGCACAGGCTCTCAACGCCGAACTTTCTGCCAACGGCTGCAAAGTTCTCGACATGCTCTCTGAACAGGGCAAGGCAATCTTCTTCCCCCGCAAGGGAATCTTGGGCCAAGGCGCCGAAGCCAAGGGCTCCGAGATCAATGCTACGATCGGTACCGCCCTCGAAGACGATGGCAGCCCGTTGGTGCTGGATTGCGTTCTCAAGTCCTTGAACCTCCCGAAGACTTCTTTCTTGTATGCCCCGAGCTTCGGTAACCCGGACCTCCGCAAGGCCTGGAAGGAACAGGTCATCATCAAGAACCCGACCCTCAAGCAGAAGAGCTTCAGCAACCCGGTCGTGACCTGCGCCCTCACTCACGCCATCAGCTGCGCTGGTTACATGTTCCTCGACGCTGGCGACGAAGTGATTATCCCGGACCTGTACTGGGACAACTACGAACTCGTGTTCGAAAACGCCCGCGGTGCCAAGATCAAGACTTTCAACACCTTCAAAAACGGCGGCTTCGACACTGAAGCCCTCAAGGCCGCTCTCGAAGCCAGCAAGGGCGACAAGAAGGTCGTTCTCCTGAACTTCCCGAACAACCCGACCGGTTACACCGCTACCGAAACTGAAGCTGTCGAGATCGCCAAGATCCTCACCGAATGCGCAGCCAAGGGCAACAAGGTGGTGGCCCTCCTCGACGATGCTTACTTCGGACTCGTGTACGAAGAAGGCGTGACCAAGGAATCCCTGTTCGTGAAGCTCGTGGACGCTCACGAAAACCTCCTCGCCGTCAAGCTCGACGGTCCGACCAAGGAAGATTATGTATGGGGCTTCCGCGTGGGCTTCGTGAGCTTCGGCTTCAAGGGTGCTACCGAAGCACAGCTCAAGGCTCTCGAAGACAAGGCCGCCGGTACCGTCCGTGGCAACATCTCCAACGCCCCGAGCATCAGCCAGAAGATCCTGCTCGCCGCTTACCAGAGCGAAGAATACGCCAAGCAGAAGGCTGAAAAGTACGCTACCCTCAAGAAGCGCTACGACATCATCAAGGAAGTCTTGGCCGTCCATCCGGAATACAAGGACGCCTTTGACCCGATGCCGTGCAACAGCGGTTACTTTATGTGCATCAAGCCGAAGGGCGTTGACGCAGAACAGCTCCGCGAAAAGCTCATCAAGGACTACAGCACCGGTACGATCATGCTTTCTGGCCTGATTCGCCTCGCATTCTCTGCCGTGCCGACTGAAAAGCTTCCCAAGCTGTTCGACAATATCTATAATTGCATTTTGAAGATGAAGTAA
- a CDS encoding citrate synthase, with the protein MSDNAILSYNGKSVELPVVEGAENEHGLDICKLRKETGLVTLDYGYLNTGSTRSAITYVDGEKGILRYRGYSIEDLAEKATFPETAWLLIYGELPTQQQLARFRTLLTENALLHENLLHFFRQMPPSAHPMGILSSIVNAVGLFTPRFYDDENIADVFDLTTASLISKIRTIAAFSYKASIGEPFVYPEAERSYCSNFLNMMFSSKARSYHPDPIMEKALNTLLIVHADHEQNCSTSTVRMVGSSHANLYASICAGICALWGPLHGGANQAVLETLLRIQQSGMTIEQVMDKAKDKNDPFRLSGFGHRVYKSYDPRAKVLKKLMYQVFEREHFHDPLLDIALKLEEAALKDDYFIERKLYPNVDFYSGILYRAMGIPTNMLTVMFAIGRLPGWIAHWKEMHDDPNSKINRPRQIYTGHTARAWVDRDKR; encoded by the coding sequence ATGTCCGACAACGCCATTTTAAGTTACAACGGAAAGAGCGTCGAGCTCCCTGTTGTTGAAGGTGCTGAAAACGAACACGGTCTCGACATCTGCAAACTCCGCAAGGAAACCGGCCTGGTGACCTTGGATTACGGCTACCTGAACACCGGTAGCACCCGTAGCGCTATCACTTACGTGGACGGCGAAAAGGGAATCTTGCGTTACCGCGGCTACAGTATCGAAGACCTTGCCGAAAAGGCGACCTTCCCCGAAACCGCCTGGCTCCTGATTTACGGTGAACTGCCGACTCAGCAGCAGCTGGCGCGTTTCCGCACGTTGTTGACCGAAAACGCCCTCCTCCACGAAAACCTTCTGCACTTCTTTAGGCAGATGCCGCCGAGCGCCCACCCGATGGGCATTCTGAGCTCTATCGTGAACGCCGTGGGTCTGTTTACGCCGCGTTTCTACGACGACGAAAACATCGCCGACGTGTTCGACCTCACGACTGCAAGCCTGATTTCGAAGATCCGCACGATTGCCGCCTTCTCTTACAAGGCGAGCATCGGCGAACCGTTCGTGTACCCCGAAGCGGAACGCAGCTACTGCAGCAACTTCCTGAACATGATGTTCAGCAGCAAGGCGCGTTCCTACCACCCCGATCCGATCATGGAAAAGGCGCTGAACACGCTTCTGATTGTACACGCCGACCACGAGCAGAACTGCTCTACGTCTACGGTGCGTATGGTGGGTAGCTCTCACGCTAACCTGTATGCAAGTATCTGCGCGGGCATTTGCGCCCTGTGGGGCCCGCTCCATGGTGGTGCAAACCAGGCCGTGCTCGAAACGCTCCTGCGCATCCAGCAGAGCGGCATGACCATCGAACAGGTGATGGACAAGGCTAAGGACAAGAACGATCCGTTCCGTCTTTCCGGTTTCGGCCACCGCGTGTACAAGAGCTACGATCCGCGCGCGAAGGTTCTCAAGAAACTCATGTACCAGGTGTTCGAACGTGAACATTTCCACGATCCGCTGCTGGACATCGCGCTCAAGCTCGAAGAAGCCGCCCTCAAGGACGACTACTTCATCGAACGCAAGCTCTACCCGAATGTGGACTTCTACTCGGGCATTCTCTACCGCGCCATGGGCATTCCGACGAACATGCTTACGGTGATGTTCGCCATCGGCCGACTCCCCGGCTGGATCGCCCACTGGAAGGAAATGCACGACGATCCGAATTCCAAGATCAACCGTCCGCGCCAGATTTACACGGGCCACACGGCTCGCGCCTGGGTCGACCGCGACAAGCGATAG
- a CDS encoding RNA helicase produces MSENARAILKDFLPKTPLGSGDGAEVLLESFLSWAEARGTTLYPAQEEAILELLDGKNVILNTPTGSGKSMVALALHFDSLAHGRRSVYTCPIKALVNEKWMALCKEFGAENVGLSTGDATVNHDAPILCCTAEILSNMALNEGEQLTITDVVMDEFHYYSDKERGVAWQVPLLTLPQSRFLLMSATVGATEFFERDMTKHTGRESVTVRSSQRPVPLDFSYSETEISNTVQKLVSGGKAPVYVVHFTQAAAATNAQNFMSLDLCTKEEKQAINDAIKEVRFSSPYGPEVKRWLKQGIGLHHAGLLPKYRILCEKLAQKGLLKVICGTDTLGVGVNVPIRTVLFTQLCKYSGDKTAILTARDFHQIAGRAGRKGFDDIGYVVAQAPEHVIENLKLEAKTKQTGKKFQKKKPPEHGYVPFDESTYKRLIAASPEPLTSSFQVNHGMLLNILSRPTDGCVAMRNLLKDCHESAASKKQLQHRAFQLFKSLVKKNIIEFVTPIAPGYSKLRVNMDLQDDFSMNQPLSLYLVDTLPKLDRESPEYALDVITLCESIVENPEAILRIQQNKARNARLDELKAQGMEFNQRMEEIEKVEYPKPLRDFIYDTYNAFAEEHPWVDVNIEPKSIVREMFENFSTFSGYVKQYGLQRMEAILLRHLNSVYKVLSQTVPDGYKNEELLDMQDYLGDMIRRTDSSLLEEWEKMAHPEDYQKRLEAAGATELETAFGADKVAADITYDKKHFIVMVRQRIFQLMSALQKRAYGDVLDMLADDLAEGQMLVDGEGKPWTENGLMEIMAAYTAEHHNFRLDVEGRSLHHTIVTYEGEIMYVQQMLQDEEDFNDWSIDFEVNLAECRDAGMPLLKMVRIGEV; encoded by the coding sequence ATGAGTGAAAACGCCCGTGCAATTCTTAAGGATTTCTTACCTAAAACTCCGCTTGGTAGCGGGGATGGCGCCGAGGTACTGTTGGAGTCGTTCTTGTCGTGGGCCGAGGCTCGCGGGACAACTCTTTACCCTGCACAGGAAGAGGCTATCCTGGAATTGTTGGATGGGAAAAACGTTATCCTGAATACGCCTACGGGTTCCGGAAAGTCGATGGTCGCTTTGGCTCTCCACTTCGACAGCTTGGCCCATGGCCGTCGTAGCGTTTACACGTGCCCCATCAAGGCCTTGGTGAACGAAAAGTGGATGGCTCTCTGCAAGGAATTCGGTGCTGAAAACGTGGGCCTTTCTACGGGCGATGCAACGGTCAATCACGATGCCCCGATTCTTTGCTGCACGGCGGAAATTTTAAGCAACATGGCGCTGAACGAAGGCGAACAGCTTACGATTACCGATGTGGTGATGGATGAATTCCATTACTATTCCGACAAAGAACGTGGTGTCGCTTGGCAGGTGCCTCTGTTGACGCTTCCGCAGTCGCGTTTTCTGCTGATGAGCGCCACTGTTGGCGCTACGGAATTTTTCGAACGCGACATGACGAAGCATACGGGCCGCGAATCGGTGACGGTGCGCTCTTCGCAGCGTCCTGTTCCGCTTGATTTCAGCTATTCAGAAACCGAAATTTCGAATACGGTGCAGAAGCTTGTTTCGGGCGGAAAGGCGCCCGTTTACGTGGTGCATTTTACGCAGGCGGCCGCGGCGACCAATGCGCAGAATTTCATGAGTCTGGACCTTTGCACCAAGGAAGAAAAACAGGCGATTAACGACGCAATCAAGGAAGTCCGATTCAGTAGCCCCTACGGCCCCGAAGTCAAGCGTTGGCTTAAGCAGGGTATCGGTCTGCATCATGCGGGACTTTTGCCCAAGTACCGCATTCTCTGCGAAAAACTCGCGCAAAAGGGCTTGCTCAAGGTTATTTGCGGTACCGATACGCTGGGCGTTGGCGTCAACGTGCCCATTCGAACGGTGCTGTTTACGCAGCTCTGCAAGTACAGTGGTGACAAGACGGCGATTCTGACCGCTCGTGATTTCCACCAGATTGCAGGCCGTGCGGGCCGCAAGGGCTTTGACGATATCGGCTACGTGGTGGCGCAGGCTCCCGAACATGTCATCGAGAACTTGAAACTCGAAGCGAAAACGAAACAAACGGGTAAAAAGTTCCAAAAGAAGAAACCGCCTGAACATGGTTACGTTCCCTTTGACGAAAGTACATACAAACGATTGATTGCCGCTTCGCCGGAACCGCTGACATCGAGTTTCCAGGTGAATCATGGAATGCTTTTGAACATTCTGAGCCGTCCTACGGATGGTTGCGTTGCCATGCGAAACTTGCTCAAGGATTGCCACGAAAGCGCCGCCAGCAAAAAGCAGTTGCAGCATCGTGCCTTCCAGCTTTTCAAGAGTCTCGTCAAGAAGAATATCATCGAATTCGTGACGCCGATTGCGCCGGGTTATAGCAAGCTCCGCGTGAATATGGACTTGCAGGACGACTTTTCGATGAACCAGCCGCTTTCGCTGTACTTGGTCGATACGCTCCCGAAGCTAGACCGTGAAAGTCCCGAATACGCTCTCGATGTAATTACTTTGTGCGAAAGTATCGTCGAAAATCCCGAAGCGATTCTGCGAATCCAGCAGAACAAGGCACGAAACGCCCGCCTCGATGAACTCAAGGCGCAGGGAATGGAATTCAACCAGCGCATGGAAGAAATCGAGAAGGTGGAATACCCCAAGCCGCTTCGCGATTTCATTTACGACACCTACAACGCCTTTGCCGAAGAACACCCGTGGGTCGACGTGAACATTGAGCCCAAGAGCATCGTGCGCGAAATGTTTGAGAACTTCAGCACCTTCAGCGGCTACGTGAAGCAGTACGGCTTGCAGCGCATGGAAGCGATTTTGCTGCGTCACCTGAATAGCGTTTACAAGGTGCTTTCGCAGACGGTTCCCGATGGTTACAAGAACGAGGAACTCCTCGATATGCAGGACTACCTCGGCGACATGATTCGCCGCACCGATTCGAGCTTGCTCGAGGAATGGGAAAAGATGGCGCACCCCGAAGATTACCAGAAGCGCCTGGAAGCGGCGGGGGCTACAGAACTCGAAACAGCTTTTGGTGCAGACAAGGTGGCCGCTGACATCACCTACGATAAGAAACATTTTATTGTCATGGTGCGCCAGCGCATTTTCCAGCTGATGTCGGCCTTGCAGAAACGGGCCTACGGCGATGTGCTTGATATGCTTGCCGACGACCTTGCCGAAGGTCAGATGCTCGTGGACGGCGAAGGGAAACCTTGGACTGAAAACGGCCTTATGGAAATCATGGCGGCTTACACCGCGGAACATCACAATTTCCGCCTCGATGTCGAGGGCCGCTCGCTGCACCATACGATTGTCACCTACGAAGGCGAAATCATGTACGTTCAGCAGATGCTGCAGGACGAAGAAGATTTCAACGACTGGAGCATCGATTTCGAAGTGAATCTTGCCGAATGTCGCGATGCCGGTATGCCGCTCCTTAAAATGGTCCGCATAGGCGAAGTGTAA